The Mycoplasma nasistruthionis genome contains a region encoding:
- a CDS encoding HAD family hydrolase gives MKLLFAYDLDGTLLRKDNSLHPNTKDALRKVQQAGHYNVIATGRGLLKVLPLLDKKIIEHVDFLVCSNGAVVYDVKNQTTKVLNTVPNSVFYILKDLALKNDLILTVDTPDYNGSYLPNNEFPKWMSQTQIMDMNILNIATLEKLEQVVLNKDNTITQIALRNPLDHAKAITDEVREATENLACEVYLTNSIYTDVNPVNISKFSGVKEVLDELKLTPQSLVAFGDSGNDIEMITTANVGIAVGNATEEAKKSADRVIGDHETDAIGQELLTFI, from the coding sequence ATGAAGTTACTATTTGCTTATGATTTGGATGGAACACTATTACGAAAAGATAATTCTTTACACCCAAATACAAAAGATGCATTAAGAAAAGTTCAACAAGCAGGACACTATAATGTTATAGCAACTGGTAGAGGTCTGTTAAAAGTTCTGCCTTTGTTAGACAAAAAAATCATTGAACACGTTGATTTCTTAGTGTGTTCAAATGGTGCTGTTGTCTATGATGTTAAAAATCAAACAACAAAAGTTCTAAATACAGTTCCTAACAGTGTGTTTTATATTTTAAAAGATTTAGCTCTAAAAAATGATTTAATTTTAACAGTTGATACACCTGACTATAACGGTTCATATTTACCAAATAATGAGTTTCCAAAATGAATGAGCCAGACTCAAATTATGGATATGAATATCTTAAATATTGCTACTTTAGAAAAATTAGAACAAGTGGTTTTAAATAAAGATAACACAATTACACAAATCGCTTTAAGAAACCCGTTGGATCATGCTAAGGCTATTACGGACGAAGTAAGAGAAGCCACAGAAAATTTAGCTTGTGAAGTTTATTTAACAAACTCTATTTACACAGACGTTAACCCTGTTAATATTTCTAAGTTCTCAGGAGTTAAAGAAGTTTTAGATGAGTTAAAATTAACTCCACAATCATTAGTAGCATTTGGTGATAGTGGTAATGATATTGAAATGATTACAACAGCCAATGTTGGTATTGCTGTAGGAAACGCAACCGAAGAAGCTAAAAAATCAGCTGATAGAGTAATTGGTGATCACGAAACTGATGCAATTGGACAAGAACTTTTAACTTTCATTTAA
- a CDS encoding NINE protein, whose protein sequence is MIYSSKSFVLALLLAILLPGIDRMYVGRVGLGILKLFLIICFGIGFVWWIIDIVLLATGQMKDGQGLYIKNV, encoded by the coding sequence ATGATATACTCAAGTAAAAGTTTTGTGTTAGCGTTATTATTGGCTATTCTTTTACCGGGAATTGACCGTATGTATGTTGGTCGTGTAGGTTTAGGAATATTAAAATTATTCCTAATAATTTGTTTTGGTATTGGATTCGTTTGATGAATAATCGATATTGTATTATTAGCGACAGGTCAAATGAAAGATGGTCAAGGTCTATACATTAAAAATGTTTAA
- a CDS encoding ribonuclease HIII, with translation MNFFDDIKKFDLSQKEVIGVDETGVGDFFTPLVACAVYLPNQLIDQVRLLGVRDSKKLTDKKIIQIANQLIDIVPFSSYVMTQNGYNTLSKNYNANELKFFTHASALANLHKFKPESHKANLIIIDKYSTTNSILNYHQKIFQFNNWSKLQELNLDTLLINKAEDVHLAVACASIIARYKLLEYMEKQQAEWSFTFPLGASKAVKAKVREFAETFGEDQLKTVCKMNFKM, from the coding sequence ATGAATTTTTTTGATGATATAAAGAAATTTGATTTAAGTCAAAAGGAAGTTATTGGGGTTGATGAAACTGGAGTTGGTGATTTCTTCACACCTTTAGTAGCTTGTGCAGTTTATTTGCCGAATCAGTTAATTGATCAAGTTAGATTATTAGGGGTTAGAGATTCTAAAAAACTTACTGATAAAAAAATAATTCAAATAGCAAATCAATTAATTGATATTGTTCCATTTTCAAGTTATGTTATGACTCAAAACGGATACAATACTTTGTCAAAAAATTACAATGCAAATGAACTTAAATTTTTTACTCATGCTTCTGCACTAGCAAATTTACACAAATTTAAACCAGAATCACACAAAGCTAATTTAATCATAATTGACAAGTATTCAACAACAAATTCGATTCTAAATTATCATCAAAAAATATTTCAATTTAATAATTGATCAAAATTACAGGAGCTAAATTTAGACACTTTATTAATAAATAAAGCAGAAGATGTTCATTTAGCAGTTGCTTGTGCATCAATAATTGCTAGATACAAACTGCTAGAATATATGGAAAAACAACAAGCTGAATGAAGCTTCACTTTTCCATTAGGGGCATCAAAAGCAGTAAAAGCTAAAGTTAGAGAATTTGCCGAAACTTTTGGTGAAGATCAATTAAAAACAGTTTGCAAAATGAATTTTAAAATGTAA
- a CDS encoding Cof-type HAD-IIB family hydrolase: MSENKERYLFAIDLDGTTLQSSATGQIHDRTMSAIKRATDEGHVVCILTGRPWRSTKMIYETLGLNTVVSNFNGAHIHHPNDKEFIPYLRYLNLNEALYILGDPKVAQEVTNIAIEGPDWVQLQKRDEELEKVFGFKTSSKLQIGLNYHKLPLKPTGVIFDVKNTTNVEALRKYLKVRYGDLAEFSYWSKGEGLSPVFDITNIMANKGKALSLLIRYYDIKVENTVALGDGFNDVPMFKIANVSVAMANATKDVKKYASIRVTKTNKEGGVGDYIHKFLDNPKAEIEKSNARKRKIQAVEEE; the protein is encoded by the coding sequence ATGTCAGAAAATAAAGAAAGATATTTATTTGCTATCGATTTAGACGGTACAACATTACAATCAAGTGCGACAGGTCAAATTCACGACAGAACAATGAGTGCTATTAAAAGAGCAACAGATGAAGGACACGTTGTATGTATTTTAACAGGACGTCCTTGAAGAAGTACAAAAATGATTTATGAAACACTAGGTTTAAACACAGTTGTTTCAAACTTTAATGGTGCTCACATTCATCACCCAAATGATAAAGAATTTATCCCATATTTAAGATATTTAAACTTAAATGAAGCTTTATATATTCTGGGAGATCCTAAGGTAGCTCAAGAAGTAACAAATATTGCTATTGAAGGACCAGACTGAGTTCAATTACAAAAAAGAGATGAAGAACTTGAAAAAGTTTTTGGATTTAAAACAAGTTCAAAATTACAAATTGGTTTAAACTACCACAAATTACCTTTAAAGCCTACAGGAGTTATTTTTGACGTTAAAAACACAACAAATGTTGAAGCGTTAAGAAAATACTTAAAAGTAAGATATGGTGATTTAGCTGAATTCTCATATTGATCAAAAGGTGAAGGCTTATCACCGGTTTTTGATATTACAAATATTATGGCAAACAAAGGTAAAGCTTTAAGTTTATTAATTCGTTACTATGACATTAAAGTTGAAAACACAGTAGCATTAGGTGACGGATTTAACGATGTTCCAATGTTTAAAATTGCTAACGTCTCAGTAGCGATGGCTAACGCAACAAAAGATGTTAAAAAATATGCTTCAATTAGAGTTACAAAAACAAATAAAGAAGGTGGAGTTGGTGATTATATCCACAAATTCTTAGATAACCCTAAAGCAGAAATTGAAAAATCAAACGCAAGAAAAAGAAAAATTCAAGCAGTTGAGGAAGAATAA
- a CDS encoding dihydrofolate reductase: protein MNKKVQFNLIIALTKDGLIGQNKVLPWKISEEIRLFNQLTNQKNSILLFGSNTFNHLPSIQLDKRQIIIIGNKDQNALNTVLKEFASLNEFLNYASEELNNHTVWICGGKTLYETFPNELINKVYCSFIKEKYIGNSYIDLKVNFLQNLHLVKSYKEFDLYFKDNQNVEIYETKP, encoded by the coding sequence ATGAATAAAAAAGTTCAATTCAACTTAATTATTGCACTGACAAAAGACGGTTTAATAGGCCAAAACAAGGTTTTACCTTGAAAAATTAGTGAAGAAATAAGACTATTCAATCAACTTACAAACCAGAAAAACAGTATTTTATTATTTGGTAGCAACACTTTTAATCACCTTCCTTCAATCCAATTAGATAAAAGACAAATAATCATAATTGGCAATAAAGACCAAAACGCCTTAAACACTGTATTAAAAGAATTTGCTTCATTAAATGAATTTTTAAATTATGCATCAGAAGAGTTAAATAATCACACAGTTTGAATTTGTGGTGGTAAAACTCTTTATGAAACTTTTCCTAATGAATTAATTAATAAAGTTTATTGTTCTTTCATTAAAGAAAAATACATTGGTAATAGTTATATAGACCTAAAAGTAAACTTTTTACAAAATTTGCACTTAGTAAAAAGTTATAAAGAATTCGATCTATATTTTAAAGATAATCAAAATGTGGAAATATATGAAACAAAACCATAA
- the pyrH gene encoding UMP kinase translates to MIKYKRILIKLSGEGFANKEKHLAIDYELVYKIAAQLKEAVKEGVQVSIVIGGGNFWRGASAEKNGIRRNTADYIGMLATAMNGLALADGFRNVGLKARVHSSLNFDERVAENYVNEKAIKYLEQDEIVIFVGGTGRPYFTTDTAATLYASEIGAEVILMGKNGTDGVYDSDPKTNPNAKRYDKITYDEILEKKLQVMDLTATSMARDNNISLMVFNLLEEDSILRALRGEITHTEVVK, encoded by the coding sequence ATGATTAAATATAAACGAATTTTAATCAAGCTTTCAGGTGAAGGTTTTGCAAACAAAGAAAAACACTTAGCTATTGACTATGAACTAGTTTATAAGATTGCTGCTCAACTTAAAGAAGCAGTGAAAGAAGGTGTTCAAGTTTCTATTGTTATTGGTGGGGGAAACTTTTGAAGAGGTGCTTCTGCTGAAAAAAATGGTATTCGAAGAAATACAGCTGACTACATTGGTATGTTAGCTACAGCTATGAATGGACTAGCTTTAGCAGACGGTTTTAGAAACGTTGGTCTAAAAGCAAGAGTTCATAGTTCATTAAACTTTGATGAAAGAGTTGCTGAAAACTATGTTAATGAAAAGGCAATTAAATACTTGGAACAAGATGAAATTGTTATTTTCGTTGGTGGTACAGGTAGACCTTACTTTACAACTGATACAGCTGCAACTTTATATGCTTCAGAAATTGGTGCAGAAGTTATTTTAATGGGTAAAAACGGAACTGATGGAGTTTATGATTCAGATCCTAAAACAAACCCAAATGCTAAACGTTATGACAAAATAACATATGATGAAATATTAGAGAAAAAATTACAAGTTATGGATCTTACAGCTACAAGTATGGCCAGAGATAATAACATTAGTTTAATGGTATTTAACTTATTAGAAGAAGATTCAATTTTAAGAGCACTTAGAGGCGAAATAACACATACAGAGGTAGTTAAATAA
- the frr gene encoding ribosome recycling factor: MELDIYLLKLHEKAEKSISHYRFELSKISTGRANPQIIKGIKVNYYDVLTPLEELSNISVPEPQQLLIKPYDITTVKEINKALEKANLGIQPVDEGSQIRLTFPPLTTDRRKEMIKSLTKLTEAAKVGVRNARQDVNKEIKADEELSEDLQKNYLDRVQKEVDKLIAVVDETTKQKQDELMNK; this comes from the coding sequence ATGGAATTAGATATTTATTTATTAAAGTTACATGAAAAAGCTGAAAAATCGATTAGTCATTATCGTTTTGAATTATCGAAAATTTCTACAGGAAGAGCTAATCCACAAATCATCAAAGGAATTAAAGTTAATTACTACGATGTTTTAACACCGCTTGAAGAATTATCAAACATCAGCGTTCCAGAACCACAACAATTATTAATTAAACCTTACGACATTACAACAGTAAAGGAAATTAATAAAGCTTTAGAAAAAGCAAACTTAGGAATTCAACCAGTTGATGAAGGTTCTCAAATCAGATTAACTTTTCCACCACTTACAACAGACCGTAGAAAAGAAATGATTAAATCACTTACTAAATTAACTGAAGCTGCTAAAGTAGGTGTCAGAAACGCTCGTCAAGATGTAAACAAAGAAATTAAAGCTGATGAAGAATTATCAGAGGATTTACAAAAGAACTATTTAGACAGAGTCCAAAAAGAAGTTGATAAATTAATTGCTGTAGTTGATGAAACTACAAAGCAAAAACAAGATGAACTAATGAATAAATAA
- the mnmE gene encoding tRNA uridine-5-carboxymethylaminomethyl(34) synthesis GTPase MnmE yields the protein MNEQLNATINYSTDTIAAISSGSHINQPISIVRLAGPDAVSIIKKIYKGKIGEDHQITYGHLYDDQTLVDEVLVMWFSGKKDKNGQLVYNNYVGEPLIEINCHGGIVVTNKVLELLLAHGARLAERGEFTRRAFLNGKMDLVKAEAVHDLIMSQTTQQAYASVNKFNGKTSNLIDNFLQKIAILIGICEVNIDYPEYEDIEHMDNQNMLNHLAELTRDLTKIIKVSEDARYVFEGVKVGFLGKPNVGKSSILNALLSEDKAIVTDIAGTTRDLVEATYKINDMLFKLVDTAGLRNTKEIIEKIGIDKSLQQIEKADLVVHVTDTVQTNNEFDQLIEQKAKELNKFYIKVLNKIDLLDKSDILTSNTVKISALHDNISELENALVSNFANIDIFDERIFNNTRQLSLIKSALNSLKQATDALNYNATFDMIIVDLYAAWDALQNIKGNVNREDLLDVMFSTFCLGK from the coding sequence ATGAATGAACAATTAAATGCTACGATTAATTATTCAACTGACACAATAGCAGCCATTTCGTCTGGTTCGCATATTAATCAACCAATCTCAATCGTTCGTCTTGCTGGTCCTGATGCTGTTTCAATTATTAAAAAAATTTACAAAGGTAAAATTGGTGAAGATCATCAAATTACTTATGGTCATTTATATGATGATCAAACTTTAGTTGATGAAGTTTTAGTAATGTGATTTAGTGGAAAAAAAGATAAAAATGGTCAATTGGTTTATAACAACTATGTTGGAGAGCCTTTAATAGAAATCAATTGTCATGGTGGAATAGTTGTTACAAATAAGGTTTTAGAATTACTTTTAGCCCATGGTGCTAGGCTTGCAGAGCGTGGTGAGTTTACTCGTAGAGCATTTTTAAATGGAAAAATGGATTTAGTTAAAGCTGAGGCTGTTCATGATTTAATTATGTCTCAAACTACACAACAAGCTTATGCTAGCGTTAACAAATTTAATGGTAAAACTTCTAATCTAATTGACAATTTCTTACAAAAAATAGCTATTTTAATTGGTATTTGTGAAGTCAACATCGATTATCCAGAATATGAAGACATTGAACATATGGATAATCAAAACATGCTAAATCATCTTGCTGAACTAACGAGAGATTTAACTAAAATCATTAAAGTTTCAGAAGATGCCAGATATGTATTCGAGGGTGTAAAAGTTGGTTTTTTAGGTAAACCAAACGTTGGAAAAAGCAGTATTTTAAACGCCTTACTTTCAGAGGATAAAGCTATTGTAACTGATATTGCAGGAACTACCAGAGACTTGGTTGAAGCAACTTATAAAATTAATGACATGTTGTTTAAACTTGTTGATACAGCCGGTTTAAGAAACACAAAAGAAATTATTGAAAAAATAGGAATTGACAAGTCATTACAACAAATTGAGAAAGCTGACTTAGTAGTTCATGTTACAGATACAGTTCAAACAAATAATGAATTTGATCAACTAATTGAACAAAAAGCTAAAGAACTAAATAAGTTTTATATTAAAGTTTTAAATAAAATTGATTTATTAGATAAAAGCGATATTCTAACTTCAAATACAGTTAAAATTTCTGCATTACATGACAATATTTCTGAACTTGAAAATGCTTTAGTTTCTAATTTTGCTAATATTGACATTTTTGATGAAAGAATTTTCAACAACACTCGTCAATTATCACTTATAAAATCTGCATTAAATTCACTAAAACAAGCCACAGATGCCTTGAATTACAACGCAACTTTTGACATGATTATTGTGGATTTATATGCAGCTTGAGATGCTTTACAAAATATAAAAGGAAATGTAAACAGAGAAGATTTACTAGATGTTATGTTTAGCACTTTCTGTTTAGGTAAATAA
- a CDS encoding TatD family hydrolase: MAKKQTLFIDAHSHIADPRFNDSAIVEIVNAFQYNRIEFTFVNGGNVYDNQRTLALKQALPDKVEIAIGIHPEAIKTGQEWLTVEPMLNSDVKAIGEIGLDYYYDDAPDRQIQLSSFENQVILALKHNLPVVVHIRDKENSDLAYQDAFEILEKYKPRFMLHTYAGSVEWAHKFIKLNGYISFSGTITFGSNRTARDVAKIVPLERILTETDAPYLRPHPYINEINEPNTVIYTAYYLCGLLGLGMDKFVSRVNKNIKEFLNIK, translated from the coding sequence ATGGCTAAGAAACAAACTTTATTTATAGACGCACACAGTCATATTGCAGATCCTAGATTTAATGACAGTGCTATTGTTGAAATAGTAAACGCTTTTCAATACAACAGAATTGAATTCACCTTTGTGAATGGTGGTAATGTTTATGATAATCAAAGAACATTAGCACTTAAACAAGCGTTGCCTGATAAAGTTGAAATTGCAATTGGAATTCATCCAGAGGCTATTAAAACGGGGCAAGAATGATTAACAGTTGAACCAATGCTAAATAGCGATGTTAAAGCAATAGGTGAAATAGGTTTAGACTATTACTATGATGACGCCCCAGATAGACAAATACAATTGTCTTCATTTGAAAATCAAGTTATATTGGCTTTAAAACACAATTTGCCGGTCGTTGTGCACATCAGAGATAAGGAGAATTCAGATTTAGCTTATCAAGATGCTTTTGAAATTCTAGAAAAATATAAACCAAGATTTATGCTTCATACTTATGCCGGTTCAGTTGAATGGGCTCATAAATTTATTAAACTTAATGGGTATATTAGTTTCAGCGGAACTATTACATTTGGCTCAAATCGAACTGCTAGAGATGTTGCTAAAATTGTTCCACTAGAAAGAATTTTAACTGAAACTGATGCCCCTTATTTAAGACCTCATCCTTACATAAACGAAATCAATGAACCAAACACCGTTATTTACACAGCTTATTATTTATGTGGCCTTTTAGGTTTGGGTATGGATAAATTTGTTTCTAGAGTCAACAAAAATATAAAGGAATTTTTAAACATAAAATAA
- the rsmA gene encoding 16S rRNA (adenine(1518)-N(6)/adenine(1519)-N(6))-dimethyltransferase RsmA, which yields MNNKKERYAKKEFGQNFLKDNNVINKIVNIFDINDQKVIEIGPGRGALTKALLPKVSSLNAFEIDPDMINVLNAEINDSRLNLINQDFLKIDLTDFKDYFIIANIPYYITTDILFKIFDFKDNFKGVILMVQKEVAQRICAKFNTKEYSKLSVSAQYLADCKLEFIVPANCFSPAPKVDSAIISFKFKNDLKYTWNEVKDFFKLCFEHRRKKLSYSLSSVYNKTQILEAFSKMNYDDNLRIQQLTVNQIIELYELLNNKK from the coding sequence ATGAATAACAAAAAAGAAAGATATGCAAAGAAAGAGTTTGGTCAAAACTTTTTAAAAGACAATAATGTCATAAATAAAATCGTTAATATATTTGATATTAACGATCAAAAAGTTATTGAAATTGGACCTGGCCGTGGCGCTTTGACAAAAGCTTTATTACCTAAAGTTTCATCTCTAAATGCCTTTGAAATTGATCCTGATATGATTAATGTTTTAAACGCAGAAATCAATGACTCTAGACTAAACTTAATTAATCAGGACTTTTTAAAAATTGATTTAACAGACTTTAAAGATTACTTTATTATTGCCAACATTCCTTATTACATAACAACTGATATCTTATTCAAAATCTTTGATTTTAAAGATAATTTCAAGGGTGTAATTTTAATGGTTCAAAAAGAAGTTGCGCAAAGAATTTGTGCAAAATTTAATACTAAAGAGTATTCAAAATTATCTGTGTCAGCACAATATCTGGCTGATTGTAAACTTGAATTTATTGTACCTGCTAATTGTTTTTCACCAGCCCCAAAAGTGGATTCAGCTATTATTTCATTTAAGTTTAAGAATGACTTGAAATACACTTGAAATGAAGTAAAAGACTTTTTTAAATTATGTTTTGAGCATCGTCGTAAAAAACTTTCATATTCACTTTCAAGTGTTTATAATAAAACTCAGATATTAGAAGCTTTTTCTAAAATGAATTATGATGATAATTTGAGAATTCAACAATTAACTGTTAATCAAATTATTGAATTATATGAACTTTTAAACAATAAAAAATAA
- the hinT gene encoding histidine triad protein HinT, which translates to MEKSIFTQIIEGNIPAKKLYEDDIVIAIYDAFPQTEGHFLVIPKSQEQNILLNDENTYLHALKVARKLAQKHVIDQGIPGFKLLINTGKTAGQVVMHTHIHIIPYRETDKLTSKH; encoded by the coding sequence ATGGAAAAGTCAATTTTTACACAAATCATTGAAGGAAATATTCCTGCTAAAAAACTATATGAAGATGATATTGTAATAGCAATTTATGACGCATTTCCACAAACAGAAGGACATTTTTTAGTTATTCCAAAATCACAAGAGCAAAATATCTTGTTAAATGATGAAAACACCTATCTGCATGCATTAAAAGTTGCTAGAAAACTAGCACAAAAACATGTTATAGACCAAGGTATTCCGGGTTTCAAATTATTAATAAATACCGGAAAAACAGCCGGGCAAGTAGTAATGCATACACACATACACATCATTCCATATAGAGAAACAGACAAATTAACTTCAAAACACTAA
- a CDS encoding HinT-interacting membrane complex lipoprotein P60: protein MRKWFKFLTLAPVSVLPVSAIACGIVEDTEEKIKQDALFKNSEVSTIAQNLWLDSTLKALYNIETNLTDNEAFLNDAYQAYRSYLAKQYTDGSTGTLYLSTQLNKWQTEGIFTPEQLEVLKSLASTIYKTPLTKEQFTVLYNTEKTGVKLIVNKVLLVNKYFQINDKDQLLKTEASAFALYGDKFDLDDFNLISYVINKRLVQLWQYDSSNPVDIFSTAQTSISNVSDYISLIQNSNVAETIPTEALLINTNASYELTMGGYKGLQSDNLNNDYSVDTLLTKTNDDILIGFYNPITKQMVKVNSDGVVASAVPVSNNNANISVIYLSQIKPVGKKETVTENGTENTKTKLSFKETPYANNLNKLRLLAAVYDDALYKKAESTFVKLGYVLKVDIEDIKKQLENSEFVAK, encoded by the coding sequence ATGAGAAAATGATTTAAATTTTTAACATTAGCCCCTGTTTCAGTTTTACCAGTATCTGCAATTGCTTGTGGTATAGTTGAAGATACAGAAGAAAAAATTAAGCAAGATGCTTTATTTAAAAATTCTGAAGTATCTACAATTGCACAAAATTTATGACTAGATTCAACTTTGAAAGCCTTATACAATATTGAAACTAATTTAACTGACAATGAAGCATTTTTAAATGACGCTTATCAAGCTTATCGATCATATTTAGCTAAACAATATACTGATGGATCAACAGGTACTTTATATCTATCAACTCAATTAAATAAATGACAAACCGAAGGTATTTTTACACCTGAACAATTAGAAGTTTTAAAATCATTAGCATCTACAATTTATAAAACACCATTAACAAAAGAACAATTTACAGTTTTATATAACACAGAAAAAACAGGTGTTAAATTAATCGTTAATAAAGTTTTATTAGTAAATAAATACTTCCAAATTAATGACAAAGATCAGTTATTAAAAACTGAAGCATCAGCTTTTGCTTTATATGGTGATAAATTTGATTTAGATGATTTTAATTTAATTAGTTATGTAATTAACAAGCGTTTAGTTCAATTATGACAATATGATAGTTCAAACCCTGTTGATATCTTTTCAACAGCTCAAACATCTATTTCAAATGTAAGCGATTATATTTCATTAATTCAAAATTCCAATGTTGCTGAAACAATTCCTACAGAAGCTTTATTAATTAATACTAATGCTTCTTATGAATTAACAATGGGTGGATACAAAGGACTTCAATCTGATAATTTAAACAACGATTATTCAGTTGATACTCTTTTAACAAAAACAAATGATGACATTTTAATAGGATTTTATAATCCTATTACAAAACAAATGGTTAAAGTTAATTCAGATGGAGTAGTTGCATCAGCTGTTCCTGTTTCAAATAATAACGCTAATATTTCTGTAATTTATCTATCACAAATTAAACCTGTTGGTAAAAAAGAAACTGTGACTGAAAATGGTACAGAAAATACAAAAACAAAATTAAGTTTTAAAGAAACACCATATGCCAATAACTTAAACAAATTAAGACTTCTAGCAGCTGTTTATGATGATGCATTATACAAAAAAGCTGAATCCACATTTGTTAAATTAGGTTATGTTTTAAAAGTTGATATTGAAGATATCAAAAAACAATTAGAAAACTCAGAGTTTGTAGCCAAATAA